A region of Homo sapiens chromosome X, GRCh38.p14 Primary Assembly DNA encodes the following proteins:
- the ALG13 gene encoding UDP-N-acetylglucosamine transferase subunit ALG13 isoform 3 (isoform 3 is encoded by transcript variant 3) produces the protein MKCVFVTVGTTSFDDLIACVSAPDSLQKIESLGYNRLILQIGRGTVVPEPFSTESFTLDVYRCRKLFGDSGKRKATRSGYKRKVDEQSSAGTGKAATQRGSSLLLYLQHASWAVTVNGLINTEMLSSWPARKIFCIFG, from the exons ATGAAGTGCGTGTTTGTTACCGTAGGGACCACCAGCTTTGACGACCTCATTGCGTGTGTGTCGGCGCCCGACAGTCTGCAA AAAATCGAGAGCCTTGGTTACAACCGACTTATCCTGCAAATTGGTAGAGGAACGGTGGTACCTGAACCCTTCAGTACTGAGTCGTTTACTCTGGATGTTTACAG GTGCAGGAAGCTGTTTGGAGACTCTGGAAAAAGGAAAGCCACTCGTAGTGGTTATAAACGAAAAGTTGATGAACAATCATCAGCTGGAACTGGCAAAGCAGCTACACAAAGAGGGTCATCTCTTCTATTGTACCTGCAG cACGCTTCCTGGGCTGTTACAGTCAATGGACTTATCAACACTGAAATGTTATCCTCCTGGCCAGCCAGaaaaattttctgcatttttggaTAA
- the ALG13 gene encoding UDP-N-acetylglucosamine transferase subunit ALG13 isoform 7 (isoform 7 is encoded by transcript variant 11), translated as MNNHQLELAKQLHKEGHLFYCTCSTLPGLLQSMDLSTLKCYPPGQPEKFSAFLDKVVGLQK; from the exons ATGAACAATCATCAGCTGGAACTGGCAAAGCAGCTACACAAAGAGGGTCATCTCTTCTATTGTACCTGCAG cACGCTTCCTGGGCTGTTACAGTCAATGGACTTATCAACACTGAAATGTTATCCTCCTGGCCAGCCAGaaaaattttctgcatttttggaTAAAGTTGTTGgattacaaaaataa
- the ALG13 gene encoding UDP-N-acetylglucosamine transferase subunit ALG13 isoform 9 (isoform 9 is encoded by transcript variant 16) yields MKCVFVTVGTTSFDDLIACVSAPDSLQKIESLGYNRLILQIGRGTVVPEPFSTESFTLDVYRYKDSLKEDIQKADLVISHAGKGAGSCLETLEKGKPLVVVINEKLMNNHQLELAKQLHKEGHLFYCTCSTLPGLLQSMDLSTLKCYPPGQPEKFSAFLDKVVGLQK; encoded by the exons ATGAAGTGCGTGTTTGTTACCGTAGGGACCACCAGCTTTGACGACCTCATTGCGTGTGTGTCGGCGCCCGACAGTCTGCAA AAAATCGAGAGCCTTGGTTACAACCGACTTATCCTGCAAATTGGTAGAGGAACGGTGGTACCTGAACCCTTCAGTACTGAGTCGTTTACTCTGGATGTTTACAGGTACAAGGATTCCTTGAAAGAAGACATTCAGAAAGCAGATCTTGTTATTAGTCACGCAGGTAAAG GTGCAGGAAGCTGTTTGGAGACTCTGGAAAAAGGAAAGCCACTCGTAGTGGTTATAAACGAAAAGTTGATGAACAATCATCAGCTGGAACTGGCAAAGCAGCTACACAAAGAGGGTCATCTCTTCTATTGTACCTGCAG cACGCTTCCTGGGCTGTTACAGTCAATGGACTTATCAACACTGAAATGTTATCCTCCTGGCCAGCCAGaaaaattttctgcatttttggaTAAAGTTGTTGgattacaaaaataa
- the ALG13 gene encoding UDP-N-acetylglucosamine transferase subunit ALG13 isoform 8 (isoform 8 is encoded by transcript variant 13) — protein MFTGAGSCLETLEKGKPLVVVINEKLMNNHQLELAKQLHKEGHLFYCTCSTLPGLLQSMDLSTLKCYPPGQPEKFSAFLDKVVGLQK, from the exons ATGTTTACAG GTGCAGGAAGCTGTTTGGAGACTCTGGAAAAAGGAAAGCCACTCGTAGTGGTTATAAACGAAAAGTTGATGAACAATCATCAGCTGGAACTGGCAAAGCAGCTACACAAAGAGGGTCATCTCTTCTATTGTACCTGCAG cACGCTTCCTGGGCTGTTACAGTCAATGGACTTATCAACACTGAAATGTTATCCTCCTGGCCAGCCAGaaaaattttctgcatttttggaTAAAGTTGTTGgattacaaaaataa
- the ALG13 gene encoding UDP-N-acetylglucosamine transferase subunit ALG13 isoform 2 (isoform 2 is encoded by transcript variant 2): MKCVFVTVGTTSFDDLIACVSAPDSLQKIESLGYNRLILQIGRGTVVPEPFSTESFTLDVYRYKDSLKEDIQKADLVISHAGAGSCLETLEKGKPLVVVINEKLMNNHQLELAKQLHKEGHLFYCTCSTLPGLLQSMDLSTLKCYPPGQPEKFSAFLDKVVGLQK, translated from the exons ATGAAGTGCGTGTTTGTTACCGTAGGGACCACCAGCTTTGACGACCTCATTGCGTGTGTGTCGGCGCCCGACAGTCTGCAA AAAATCGAGAGCCTTGGTTACAACCGACTTATCCTGCAAATTGGTAGAGGAACGGTGGTACCTGAACCCTTCAGTACTGAGTCGTTTACTCTGGATGTTTACAGGTACAAGGATTCCTTGAAAGAAGACATTCAGAAAGCAGATCTTGTTATTAGTCACGCAG GTGCAGGAAGCTGTTTGGAGACTCTGGAAAAAGGAAAGCCACTCGTAGTGGTTATAAACGAAAAGTTGATGAACAATCATCAGCTGGAACTGGCAAAGCAGCTACACAAAGAGGGTCATCTCTTCTATTGTACCTGCAG cACGCTTCCTGGGCTGTTACAGTCAATGGACTTATCAACACTGAAATGTTATCCTCCTGGCCAGCCAGaaaaattttctgcatttttggaTAAAGTTGTTGgattacaaaaataa
- the ALG13 gene encoding UDP-N-acetylglucosamine transferase subunit ALG13 isoform 4 (isoform 4 is encoded by transcript variant 4) — protein MKCVFVTVGTTSFDDLIACVSAPDSLQKIESLGYNRLILQIGRGTVVPEPFSTESFTLDVYRYKDSLKEDIQKADLVISHAGAGSCLETLEKGKPLVVVINEKLMNNHQLELAKQLHKEGHLFYCTCSSSLRH, from the exons ATGAAGTGCGTGTTTGTTACCGTAGGGACCACCAGCTTTGACGACCTCATTGCGTGTGTGTCGGCGCCCGACAGTCTGCAA AAAATCGAGAGCCTTGGTTACAACCGACTTATCCTGCAAATTGGTAGAGGAACGGTGGTACCTGAACCCTTCAGTACTGAGTCGTTTACTCTGGATGTTTACAGGTACAAGGATTCCTTGAAAGAAGACATTCAGAAAGCAGATCTTGTTATTAGTCACGCAG GTGCAGGAAGCTGTTTGGAGACTCTGGAAAAAGGAAAGCCACTCGTAGTGGTTATAAACGAAAAGTTGATGAACAATCATCAGCTGGAACTGGCAAAGCAGCTACACAAAGAGGGTCATCTCTTCTATTGTACCTGCAG tTCTTCCTTGAGACACTAG